One Eurosta solidaginis isolate ZX-2024a chromosome 1, ASM4086904v1, whole genome shotgun sequence genomic window, tacatcttttaggcgcttccagaatctactagtccagtagctctcaaacttctcagatatatgcatgtgtttgcgcattgactctccgctgctcgtattcgtacatggtacatatgtgtagacgaaattatttattcgtttatgtagatacataaagattgaattattgatgtgaatgtttgtagtttacagtctctcgcgcgcacataggcgtataagtaaatgcatctgtgtgtgacatctctctgggctgccttatatatgtgtatacttgatttgattattaacgtaaatactgcttggcatggccttagcatcgccttagtgatgggataacttagtgatgctaatatccgtgacaatatactTCAATGGCCTTATTTTATCTCGCTACTGTAATATATCATAAcgatttattttttataagctttcAGTTTTTATTTATTGAGTGCCAATTTAGTaggaaaaaagcaaaaatatgtacatatataaaaagccaAAAAATATTCAGTAAAGTTTTTATTTGAACCACCTTAACTTGTTGTTGATTCATTTTCTAATATTAGAAATTTTCGAATTGTGCCCAATATGCCTGAGTGCTTTGACGCCAAAAAACATACGTTAATAATAGTGGCGTTGTCTTGTTTGTTGCCGTTACTTCTTGCTGCtctatacatatacacataaatacatacaaatgtatatacaaatattcaTACATTTATTTAAGCTTAAAACCAATTGTTTAAACTAGCGTTATTGATTGATTGCTTAACTTTTTTATGATATATCCAAAGTTTCGATTGCTTACATATCGCCCATTTTTTGATACTTTTCTTGTACTCTCATAATTGATGTTTTTTTTAGTTACATCACTGGGTGATTCACAACATCCTCAACGTACTGCCAAAACATCTTCAAATGCCAGTGCAGGAGCAGCAACCACAGCCAGCGTCAACACCAACACAGCAGCAGCATCACACATAAGGTCAGCAACTGGCGCGGCAGCCACGTCGGCGGCACACACCACAGCAGCAACTTCGAAGGTGTTCATCAAGAAGTCTGGTAGTAATTCATCAACGCAAAGCTCCAATCGTAAGGACAGTTTTGGTTCATATGATTCACTCAACGATATACTCTCTGAAACAGGCTTACAAAGTGGAAATGTTGCTGCACAACGTAAATCGCTGGAGAATAAAAATTTAGATTTAACGGCAAATGCAGCGGATGCAAGCAATCGTTTGGCGGCATtgaagaaacaacaacaacaacagacggCATTGACAAATAACGGAAGTACTACAACACCAAGCATGCTATCATCTAGCACGGCCGCAGTAGCAAATGAATTGCGCAAAAGCTTAGAGAATTTGGATGAAAAGACGAAAACGCCACCGCCAGTGTTGACAAAGAAACCCACCGTGACGACGAAGAAGCCATCGAGTGTGACCGGCGTTGCTAGTAAGTAAAACAAAACAAGTTTGATATACCCAGTAGTGAGTTTAAGTAGCATTCAATTTTTTGCAAAGAACAAATCGGGCTTTGAAAAACGAAATTACCAAAAGTGCGTTTTGCCTTTGAAATTTGTCCTTTTTCATCAAAGTTTTCGAAGCATACGATTTTGTTATAAGCGTCAATAATTTTCCGAGTCTGGCTATGGCTATTTCAATAACCTCTTCAAAAAAAACATTTAtcggattttcaaaattttcgagaTCTTCGAAATTTTGTAATAATCGTCAATTAATGTTCACGTCCGACTATTTCATTAaccttttgaaaaataatttttttttttaaattttcgattgCGAAAAATAATGTGCAAGTAGATTTGGTTTTTGTATCTAGACTGTTGAGCGGCAAGGACTCTTCGCTTTCCTAATACACCTTTTTATGAcatcttcgaaattttcgttttcgaaAATAAAGCGGGATATAAAgatttttctttgtttattttataaacttGGTCTAAACACGCTAGCTTCATTTGCTGATCATCGTAGCCTTTTACTCAAAATTacgatttcgaaaaataaaacgtGGTAAAAAGATttctataatttaattttaatacggaacaagttaataataatattgGAGCCTCATTAGCTGAAAAGagtacttttgaaaaaaaaaaaaaaatgcttttcggACAGCTTCGAAACTTTCTTTTTCGGAAAATAATGTTTGTTTATGAGATTTTGCttctgttgttattgtagcagtttCAGAGGCAAAATCTGATACCCCACATTACTTTTCGCTTCGTTTTCTACTTTCGAAAGCGCACCCTTTCGAGGTCTTCGAAATTTTCGGTTTCAAAAATATTAGCGGGTGGAATGACTTTCTACTCTCGCTTGATAAAATTGATCTAAGCTTTCGAACTTTAGTTGCAGATCATCCTAGTATTTCAGCTTTTGAAATAAGCACTTTTTTTGGATCTTTCAAGTTCTCGATTTCAAAAAGTAAAGCGTGGTTAATTCATTCCCCAAAATGTAATTGTGCAAACCACTTACCACAATCTAAGCTATCCAGCTCCATTTGCTTTCAAAAGTAAGGACTCTTTGCGATGTTCGAATTTTTCATGATTTTTTAAGCTGACACCATTGggtataaatagtaaattaaaacaCTTCAAACAGAACTAACGATGTTTTCTTTGCAGGCAATCTTTTCGGTTTCggcaaacaaaagacaaaaagcACCGATAGCAAACTCACAACAGCTGCATCACAAGATTTCGCCGATGGTACAGGTAGCAGCAAAGCCAGTCAGAACGATGCTGTTATTTTGCGACGCGCTCCCACCATATCGGCTGAAGAAGGCGAATTCGATCGTTTGGAACGTGGCTCTATCCTAACAGACATGCGCGCAGGACGTGTTAAAGCACCAAAGCGGCGTCCACCTTCCGCAGCAATTAACATCATAGGTGAAAGTAATAACAACAATTCAATTTACCTTAATGGCAGTAGCAGCAGTGGTGGAGGTGGAGCAACATCTGGTGGTGAATTGTCACAAGAAGAAGGCAAATTACAATCATCCGATGAGAATTCGACTGGCGAAGAACAATTAGCCAAAATGAAACCACGTGAATGGGAAATGAAGAAAGCGCCATGGATGGATGAGTTGAAAGCATCACAGCAAGTAAAGAAAAAGACATCACCCAGTGTAGAGCCACGTTCGTCGCAAGGCACAGTAGCAGCAGCCACAACAACAGTGGCTGATCGTACATCAAGATTGCTTGGTGACGATGTAAAAGTAACAAGCAATAATCATAATTTTACCAACTCCTTTGCCATTAGTTCGCACAGCAGCAGTAGCAGTCACAGTAGCTCTACAACCACCACTAgttcaacaacaacaaaggtaCAGCAGTCCTCAAACATAATGCAACAATCGATGATTGTTGAAAGTAGTAGTCAGCAGTTATTGAAAAAAGAACTAAGTTCTACTACTGGTGATATCATGACTAAAAGTATGAGCAATAAATTCACCGCTCATGACTCATCGCTCTCTAATTCAGCATCAATAACAACAGCCACACATGATGATATGCGCATGCGACCCAGTAGCCTTTCGATACGTAATCGTAGTATATCACCAGCAGCAGTCACAGAAAGTGGAGGCGGCAGCACAGGTAGCGGTAGTGGCAGTGGCAGCGCGCGCACAACAGCATTAAAAAGTAATGCATCACCGGCTTCCACAGTTATACACGAGCATCCAACTTCCAATGGCACCGCGTCTAATCAAAATTCAACGGGTGTTCATAATCTTTATCAGCCACAACGAAGTGGTAATACAGCAGCGCCATCCACATCTGCCGATAGTGCGCGTATAGGAGAGTTGGAGCGACGTGTTGGTAAATTGGAGCACACTGTTGTGGCACAACAGCGTACCATTGATGAACTGATGCGCTTACTGCGTGAAGAAACAGATCGTGTAAAGGTGTTACGTGGCGAGTTGGACAAATATGCGCAGTGCGTGACACAAGTTTAATATAGCTTTTAGCTTACATATATGTTTATGTACTATGTCAATAGTTGTTCTGCTTCTGTTTGTTAGCCAAATATGCGTAGGAGCGAAGTTGATGTAGTTAGTAATGTATTTGTGAATGTATGAGACATTTACCCCGCATTCCCAATTAGCAGTGCGCTTGTAGTGTTAAAGCGAATTGAAAAAAGAATTTAGTTTAATTATTACACAGTGCAACGTTCATATTGGGGTACGTAACGTTTTCAAACTGAAAATGATAAATTTGTACCAAAATAGTATAACCTCCGAATAAAATTTTAAGTCGCTTTGTTGGCCGGCTTTTGGTGCATTTGACTTTTCAGGAGGTACATAACTTTGTAGAGCATATTTCTGTCTTTTATAAAATTCTTCATGAAAAGAACGAACTCTCGATCGGTTTAGGGTCAAAAACAGTTTAGGAAAAAAAGGTAAATTATTttgcaaaaacatacatatatagacaAATTATGATAAAACAAAAGAGTTCGAATTTGAGCGTTTGAATAGTTCCGGAAAAAAGTGCTTTGAAACCCTTTCATATCGATCATTCAATTTTGCCATATTTTCTAATCCAGTTTCCAACTCTCACGTTATCGACTCCCCAATTTTTAAATAACAAGCCACCAATTATAGTAAAAAGAGGTAATTTTCGAAATGATGAAAGCTTCACCTTCCTTAGTTCAGTATCTGCCTACTAAATCGGAAAATTCTATAATGAATTTTCATAAGTGTTTTTCCGCAACTATCGAAAAAGGGCACATTTTGCAATTTATATAATACCCTACCAAAGGTGAGCTTGgaatttatttataacttttagcGTGACGCATTCTGATGGCTTAAAATGTGAAGTTGTGTTTTCGAAACCAAAAAAGGACGTTTTTCGAacatcgaaatttttgatattgaaaatgattcgattttattaattttataccaACAAATCACTATGTTTTTTTCGAAATTGAGGGTTCTAACCGCAAAAAGGTATTAGTATTATTCGACTTGGTTCACTATTATCATCCTACTACATTCTGAGCGCTCTTATATTTCATTCGTTTTCGAATTTGTTAGTAATAGCAATGCGTTTTTTGATTAAAGACATTATCTGCGAATTTCGAAGTTTTCGAAGTAGAGAAATCTGGTGCTATCTTTAATTTTctttattgtagtgaaattaagcATTATGAGCACCAGTTTTCAAGGGAGAGTTTCGCAATTTTGTAGaccttcgatatcgaaaaattgcatCCATATTCCCCTCATTTCTATATCCTGCTTCCAACGGTGTGCATAAACTTTATAACCTTGTGAAATAATGAATTTACCGAAAGTGAAATGACTATTAGCAAACTCACCCAAACACCGCTGGATTTCGAAATAGGGTCAGGTCAATTTTCCAGTTCATCGTTAACAATGTTTTGCCTAAAATGTTGCGCAGGGTTATtctcaattatttttttatatagacGACTTTGTGGAATACAATTCTATCTCGGAAGGATATTTGGTCGAAAAAATTTATCATTATTATTCGTCTAACTTTTATCCCAAATCTATGCAAACTAAGTGCAAAAATACTTTATTAAGAACTTCAAAAAtgtagatatcgaaaatgtgggtgtAAAccgtttaatttttaatttttgcgagTTGTCAATACCACTATATCGGTTcttcaaatttttaatattaatatagACTCGATTTTGATCTTTTGAAACTACAACTTCGAATATCGATATCGagtttggcaattttttttggtAACATCCTTCCTTTGATGGGTTTCAAAAACGCTCTTAAAGTTGTACATTGGGCCATTCTTGGTCAAAATATGAAGTATTTtaatatgatatattaaaatctAGCTATTTCATTGATTgttgaaacaaaaaataactttttttggcattttcgtaattttctggTGCGAAAAATATTGTGTGTTAACAAATTTTCCCTACCGAAGCAACCTAGTTGCATTTGTTGATAATCTTAGCTTTCTAGCTCTTGAAATACGCATTTTTCGAAGATCTTCGAATTATTCGGTTTCGAAAAATTAAACGTGGTAAAAAGACTTTTTCACCTTTTACTAGACGAACTGGATCTGAAAACTAATTTCATTTGGGTATCATTCCAGCTTTTTAGGTTTTGAAAAACGCATTTTTTTGAGATcttcgaaatttttgatttttcataattttactaccaaagtataaaatttttctgggattttcgaaatttttatctTAACGAAAGAGTGGGTTAGAAGATTAATACCTAATCTGAAAAATTTGCTCTCATTTTTGGCCGaattcgaatttttcgatatcgaaaattgccgCGTGGCTACCATGACCTTGTTTTATCTAACACTGTTGGGCaaaaaagtaaattaataaaaaaaaatagtattttcGTCTCTGCCAATTTCTTCTCAGAATTTGGTCGAGTTTCTCTCTATCTTTGagtttttgttcttttcataaaggCCCTAATCTCACCTCAAATTGTCAAATTTGCACTGGCATCGTTCCACCCCATTATATGAACTAATTTTGCACTGTGTACTGTGCTTATTTTATGGCATTCcagtttattttatattattttatataaatatgtagcataaatttaatttttcttctttaattatACATTCATGTGATTGTTTTAAGTTATTTCTTTTGGGCATTGTAAAACGAACATCCCACATATATCAAAGGTATTAAAGTTTGTAAAAAAAAGGGTTTTCCATTATAACACCAAGTATTTAtgcaaacatattaaaaaaatatctaaGCTTTTTTTCTgatacttaaataaatttttgcatgCGTTTTTCTGCTGCCCTTACGATTGCATCGTATAGCGGACGAGCGGCGCTTTTTTCCTCTTTTTGATAATTTGCTTGAAACGATTTATGAATTAAAAAACGTAATCAGAAATTTTGTAAAAGCGTTAGATAAAATTAATGATATTAGAAAACGATAAATATACCATATCAAGCTGTATCTATTTTcgaaagttaataaaaaaaaaaatgtttaaaatatacTCGTAAAACAATTgtgttataaaaataaaacttacaACGCAGTACTTAACACAGTAACAATGCTCTTCTGtagcatatatttaaaaaaaagagaagaaataaTATTTTCGTAAAGCAAATAATTtagttttcataaatatttttctaaaaaaaagtgtaaaataaaaaaaggcagtttgaaaaaaaaaaaacatacgttCTTCAAAAACGTTAAGCGCTTTAAGCATTAGTTAGTAACGTTATTTGAAACTGATCTGAACGTTTCTATGCTAAAATCGAAATTTGTATGGAATCAATTTTAATTAGTCTATGTGTGACTTATACTACACATAAacttaaaaatagttttaattgTATTAAAATTAAGAATGCGTGTATGATGTTAAACTAATAAAATACTAGCTTTATAAGTATTTTGCCATTCAACTTTTGAGTTgcattttttgcaaatttaatgTAGAAAAGTTTAGCAGTTTAAACTTGATACGCACTTGGCCAGCGAAACTCAACTAATTACCCAATTTAGGGACATACTATTGAATacaacttgtttttgttttttttcttctattattTCAGTTTTTCAATGTAGCTAACATTTTTAGAATCCTAGGCTCCTTAGCATGCCAAATTAATTTTTTGCTCAACCGCTGTAAATTGATTTTacgcttttttttcttttttttacttttttcaataCGCCTTTTTATACCAGGCattgattattttattattactgTTCTTCCTAGTTTTACCTTTAATATCTACTAAAATACAATCATGTAAAAAATTACGATTAAATATTACTATTAAGCTTTAatgcaaattgaaataaaaataaatatttcatataaaatttattttgatttcgtTTTAACTAAATGCAAATTTAGCGTTTTTTTTAAAACATGACATGattttttgcttattggcataaatatatgtttttaaattaaagtttgtatgtatttaatagCTGCATAATGGAGCGTATTAGCCGTTTAACCCAGTTATTCAAATATGTTATAACTCCTTTGAATATTGTGTATTCTATATATAATTCCGCGTTGTTAgtcctgcttactccaaactggaaaaggaagcgTCAAAGATagaagacaaaacgaagtacctgctgtcatcgagcaaagagtcagcgcatacgcgccttggcaaccacgctactgttggcagccataatttcgaaatagtaagacttcgtttatttgggaaccagcatcaacactgaaatccagcgaggaagcaatcttgtcaataaatgctaccttggactaggtaggcaattgaaaagtaaattcctctctcggcgaacgaaaatcatactctacaagtcacttatcgtacccgtcctgctatatggggcagaagcatggaccatgacaacagcagatgaagcggctttgggagagaaaagttcttcgaaagatttatggacctctacgcgttggcgatggcgagtaccgaagaagatttaatgatgagctgtacgagctatacgcagacatcaacatagtccagcgaattaaaacgcagcggctgcgctggctaggccatgttatgcgaatgaaagatgatgctccggccaagaaagtgtttctatcggagcccgcctatggaagcagaggtagagggcggcccccattccgttggaaggaccaggtggaaaacgaattaaactcccttggtgtgaccaattggcgccggttggcggagcgaaggagcgactggcgcgccttgttggacggccataaccgtttggacggttaagcgccaattaagtaagtaagtaatacataactccaatcaaagttaaatttTGTACGAAATAAGATGAGCAGCAAAACTAGAGTTTAAACTGGCACTAAAAAATCGGCACTAAAATTGCTTCTTGGCTGGGTTACCTAGCGCCATTACCAAACTACAAGCAATATTAAATCGAGAGGGGCGTCCCTCTTCCACTACTTCTATTGGTTCGTTCCGTTAAGAAAGCCTTTTGGGCTGAAGCATcttctttcatttgcataacatgaccttCTCACCACAGGCTTTGTGTTTTAATTCGTACACctcatcactaaatcttcttcggtactcgccgtcgctaaCGCTTCCGTAAATCTTTCGTAGGGCTTTTTTCTCAGTCACATTCATTGCCGCCTCATCTAATGCCAGTTTCCATGCTTCTGCAAAATAGAGACCAAAATTGACTTTTAGAGCCTGATTTTTCTTTGCCAGGAGTAGATTATGTTGTCAAGAGTAGTTATCCGTTGTATTTCTATTTTGACATACTGTGTTTGTGTTAGTATTGCTTCGCAGTTAAACAAAGTCATTTACTATATCCATATTATGGCTGACAACAGTGCTGTGATTGTTCGGGCACGAGGACGCTGACTCTTAGTTTGATGACACTGCATAAACTTCGTATTGTCCTCATGCACCATCGAGCCCTTACTGAGTAAGAAAATTTTGTCAGGAATTCAGAAAATATTTAACTCAAACATCCCTCTTTAGGTATTGGACCAaaacaaatttttgataaattgaTTGATAAATAACCAAACAAATATTTTCTCCGTTTTTGGAAATTAGCCTCCATAACATCGATATTGTCTTTCGACGTTCGAAATTTCTTGTTCTTcatataaagctttttattttcctaaaatattccattttttttatatagactgcCGATTGGAATATAGCCCCACCTCCGCTGTCATTTCGAAAATGCTCTATCTCACGTAACTTTTCttggattttcgaaatttttatttcgaaATATAATGTgaagttaaaaaatttttcttagctAAGCATTCTAGTTTCATTTGCTGATCATCTTAATACTTAGCTCTTGAAATACGCACTTTTTTAagatcttcgaaattttcgatttcaaaaaaaagaaaaagattttTCCAACTTTTACCAGATGAACTTTATTTGAGCACTCACACTTCATTTAGGGATCATCCTAGTTTTCGAGTTTTTGAAATACACATTTTCTGAGTTTATCGAAACTTTAGTaaatttccggtttttcgaagttagccacCATGGCATAGTTATTGCCTTTCGAAGCTCGAAACTGGATCCATCCCAATCAATTATGTAATGACTgtgattaaaaaattaaaaaggtaaaAGTGAAGGCATGGTCTGCcttcttttcctttttcttttcaaGCTTGTGCAATAGAGGCAGATCttcgaaaaagttaaaaaagttaaatttgcgTACCTGGTAATATGACACATGTATTCCCAGGTATTTTGATGCGATAAATTAGAACACGTTGACAGAATTGGGTTGAACAGACGCATCAACCGAATGATCATTGCAAGGATGCGACTTCAAATCCCTATCCCGTGAGAAAGATATAAACGTTACAGGTACCGCCTTTACCGTCTTTATGTCGCGTTATTTAAGTTTTTCCCTAAAGTATTTAATAGAAATAAGCACCGTACCACCTGAAAACACGGGCACAGGTGCGTAGACGTaacattttttctttttggtaTAAATAACAGGGCTAACACGCTAAGCGTGTTAATAGCGTGTTTATTTTATCCCAGTATGTTCGAGTCTCAATTACTATCGCAGCTGCTCAGCAATGCCTGGACTTCTTATTCATATTTTTAGGTAAAATTTGGCAGGGAAGCTTACTCTGCTACTGCGTTATTGGTTGTTTATCAGACTTGTATATCTATCCTCTAATCGTGCATATGTAAAACAATGGTTGCCGGCCTAAAACTTTGATTACGTATAATGTAACCTTATCAAGCGGATAATGGAACCATAGTAACTGAGCGAAGATTCTTCAAGACAGAAACCAGGATTTTAAGCGTAACCAACTTCAAATACTCAGAATTTGACAAAATATTTCTATGGATATCTCAGCAGGATAACGAACCCAAACTCAAGAGAAAACGTGTAACAAAATACTGACTGATAAAATAACATCTAACGCTAGAGCTGGCCGCTACAGGCGGCAGATCTAAATGTGATATAAAAGTGATAAGTTATTAATGTATTAAAAAAGGATGTGCAGGGTCCCATAAGTTCGATAAGTTTTTCTACAGTTTtttcatttatatacatatatgattttgATAGTGCTGGCGGTATTTCATACCCGCTATTTCATCACATTTGAAGTGTTTCAAATCAATTTCTACAATATTCCATAACAATTTCCACTGCTAGTTTAGTT contains:
- the cindr gene encoding pneumococcal serine-rich repeat protein isoform X3 yields the protein MPGGWWEGTLQSNGKTGMFPDNFVRVIDNNDENKVTMRDKAATTNRRCKVIFSYTQVNDDELSLAVGDVIEFLGEVEEGWWRGRLKNKIGVFPSNFVTVIEPSPILASKRPSAGPNPSTISTTITTSKSATVTAAASSLLDKSSGVASSTNTTTSSVNLNAAASSSTSSTTKKMNRLSFHNSKEDLLNSSSISSSSITAASTINNTSLLDDVAPSLPPKPQREYCRVEYPYAPQNDDELELKVGEVITIISTELPDKGWWKGELHGKVGVFPDNFVKLIDVTSLGDSQHPQRTAKTSSNASAGAATTASVNTNTAAASHIRSATGAAATSAAHTTAATSKVFIKKSGSNSSTQSSNRLQSGNVAAQRKSLENKNLDLTANAADASNRLAALKKQQQQQTALTNNGSTTTPSMLSSSTAAVANELRKSLENLDEKTKTPPPVLTKKPTVTTKKPSSVTGVASNLFGFGKQKTKSTDSKLTTAASQDFADGTGSSKASQNDAVILRRAPTISAEEGEFDRLERGSILTDMRAGRVKAPKRRPPSAAINIIGESNNNNSIYLNGSSSSGGGGATSGGELSQEEGKLQSSDENSTGEEQLAKMKPREWEMKKAPWMDELKASQQVKKKTSPSVEPRSSQGTVAAATTTVADRTSRLLGDDVKVTSNNHNFTNSFAISSHSSSSSHSSSTTTTSSTTTKVQQSSNIMQQSMIVESSSQQLLKKELSSTTGDIMTKSMSNKFTAHDSSLSNSASITTATHDDMRMRPSSLSIRNRSISPAAVTESGGGSTGSGSGSGSARTTALKSNASPASTVIHEHPTSNGTASNQNSTGVHNLYQPQRSGNTAAPSTSADSARIGELERRVGKLEHTVVAQQRTIDELMRLLREETDRVKVLRGELDKYAQQQQASRRGKFDNWMF
- the cindr gene encoding pneumococcal serine-rich repeat protein isoform X1, which produces MDVASRGVSAIVEYDYVAQEPDELDLIKGALIHSIKQMPGGWWEGTLQSNGKTGMFPDNFVRVIDNNDENKVTMRDKAATTNRRCKVIFSYTQVNDDELSLAVGDVIEFLGEVEEGWWRGRLKNKIGVFPSNFVTVIEPSPILASKRPSAGPNPSTISTTITTSKSATVTAAASSLLDKSSGVASSTNTTTSSVNLNAAASSSTSSTTKKMNRLSFHNSKEDLLNSSSISSSSITAASTINNTSLLDDVAPSLPPKPQREYCRVEYPYAPQNDDELELKVGEVITIISTELPDKGWWKGELHGKVGVFPDNFVKLIDVTSLGDSQHPQRTAKTSSNASAGAATTASVNTNTAAASHIRSATGAAATSAAHTTAATSKVFIKKSGSNSSTQSSNRKDSFGSYDSLNDILSETGLQSGNVAAQRKSLENKNLDLTANAADASNRLAALKKQQQQQTALTNNGSTTTPSMLSSSTAAVANELRKSLENLDEKTKTPPPVLTKKPTVTTKKPSSVTGVASNLFGFGKQKTKSTDSKLTTAASQDFADGTGSSKASQNDAVILRRAPTISAEEGEFDRLERGSILTDMRAGRVKAPKRRPPSAAINIIGESNNNNSIYLNGSSSSGGGGATSGGELSQEEGKLQSSDENSTGEEQLAKMKPREWEMKKAPWMDELKASQQVKKKTSPSVEPRSSQGTVAAATTTVADRTSRLLGDDVKVTSNNHNFTNSFAISSHSSSSSHSSSTTTTSSTTTKVQQSSNIMQQSMIVESSSQQLLKKELSSTTGDIMTKSMSNKFTAHDSSLSNSASITTATHDDMRMRPSSLSIRNRSISPAAVTESGGGSTGSGSGSGSARTTALKSNASPASTVIHEHPTSNGTASNQNSTGVHNLYQPQRSGNTAAPSTSADSARIGELERRVGKLEHTVVAQQRTIDELMRLLREETDRVKVLRGELDKYAQQQQASRRGKFDNWMF
- the cindr gene encoding pneumococcal serine-rich repeat protein isoform X4 → MPGGWWEGTLQSNGKTGMFPDNFVRVIDNNDENKVTMRDKAATTNRRCKVIFSYTQVNDDELSLAVGDVIEFLGEVEEGWWRGRLKNKIGVFPSNFVTVIEPSPILASKRPSAGPNPSTISTTITTSKSATVTAAASSLLDKSSGVASSTNTTTSSVNLNAAASSSTSSTTKKMNRLSFHNSKEDLLNSSSISSSSITAASTINNTSLLDDVAPSLPPKPQREYCRVEYPYAPQNDDELELKVGEVITIISTELPDKGWWKGELHGKVGVFPDNFVKLIDVTSLGDSQHPQRTAKTSSNASAGAATTASVNTNTAAASHIRSATGAAATSAAHTTAATSKVFIKKSGSNSSTQSSNRKDSFGSYDSLNDILSETGLQSGNVAAQRKSLENKNLDLTANAADASNRLAALKKQQQQQTALTNNGSTTTPSMLSSSTAAVANELRKSLENLDEKTKTPPPVLTKKPTVTTKKPSSVTGVASNLFGFGKQKTKSTDSKLTTAASQDFADGTGSSKASQNDAVILRRAPTISAEEGEFDRLERGSILTDMRAGRVKAPKRRPPSAAINIIGESNNNNSIYLNGSSSSGGGGATSGGELSQEEGKLQSSDENSTGEEQLAKMKPREWEMKKAPWMDELKASQQVKKKTSPSVEPRSSQGTVAAATTTVADRTSRLLGDDVKVTSNNHNFTNSFAISSHSSSSSHSSSTTTTSSTTTKVQQSSNIMQQSMIVESSSQQLLKKELSSTTGDIMTKSMSNKFTAHDSSLSNSASITTATHDDMRMRPSSLSIRNRSISPAAVTESGGGSTGSGSGSGSARTTALKSNASPASTVIHEHPTSNGTASNQNSTGVHNLYQPQRSGNTAAPSTSADSARIGELERRVGKLEHTVVAQQRTIDELMRLLREETDRVKVLRGELDKYAQQQQASRRGKFDNWMF
- the cindr gene encoding pneumococcal serine-rich repeat protein isoform X2 — encoded protein: MPGGWWEGTLQSNGKTGMFPDNFVRVIDNNDENKVTMRDKAATTNRRCKVIFSYTQVNDDELSLAVGDVIEFLGEVEEGWWRGRLKNKIGVFPSNFVTVIEPSPILASKRPSAGPNPSTISTTITTSKSATVTAAASSLLDKSSGVASSTNTTTSSVNLNAAASSSTSSTTKKMNRLSFHNSKEDLLNSSSISSSSITAASTINNTSLLDDVAPSLPPKPQREYCRVEYPYAPQNDDELELKVGEVITIISTELPDKGWWKGELHGKVGVFPDNFVKLIDVTSLGDSQHPQRTAKTSSNASAGAATTASVNTNTAAASHIRSATGAAATSAAHTTAATSKVFIKKSGSNSSTQSSNRKDSFGSYDSLNDILSETGLQSGNVAAQRKSLENKNLDLTANAADASNRLAALKKQQQQQTALTNNGSTTTPSMLSSSTAAVANELRKSLENLDEKTKTPPPVLTKKPTVTTKKPSSVTGVASNLFGFGKQKTKSTDSKLTTAASQDFADGTGSSKASQNDAVILRRAPTISAEEGEFDRLERGSILTDMRAGRVKAPKRRPPSAAINIIGESNNNNSIYLNGSSSSGGGGATSGGELSQEEGKLQSSDENSTGEEQLAKMKPREWEMKKAPWMDELKASQQVKKKTSPSVEPRSSQGTVAAATTTVADRTSRLLGDDVKVTSNNHNFTNSFAISSHSSSSSHSSSTTTTSSTTTKVQQSSNIMQQSMIVESSSQQLLKKELSSTTGDIMTKSMSNKFTAHDSSLSNSASITTATHDDMRMRPSSLSIRNRSISPAAVTESGGGSTGSGSGSGSARTTALKSNASPASTVIHEHPTSNGTASNQNSTGVHNLYQPQRSGNTAAPSTSADSARIGELERRVGKLEHTVVAQQRTIDELMRLLREETDRVKVLRGELDKYAQ